One genomic segment of Alicycliphilus denitrificans K601 includes these proteins:
- the pelG gene encoding exopolysaccharide Pel transporter PelG: protein MAGIGFELRHMLRKNTLLSLVQAYAYAGVIGSGPWVLSIVGILLVGIFSASVVVPATLVTQFQTSVTYLVASSLIYTSLVQLAFTRFISDRLFEKHKHLVMPNLHGLMVIVLLGAGVLATLALFIVLPGLGLAYRLLMLAGFMLMSGVWVLTVLLSGMKRYKAIVGLFGLAYGLIVASALLLRPWGLEGLLGAFVLGHFVLLAGMWLLVVKEFHPARQLISFDFLQPDKLYPSLVAVGLLYNLGIWADKFMFWFFPPTSQPIIGHLRASLIYDLPVFLSYLSIIPGMAVFLVRIETDFVEYYDKFYDAVRGGGSLEYIEAMRDEMVYAIQQGLGEIAKIQTLAVLVTFVAGPWLLDTLGISRLYLPLLHVQVVGAGLQVGLMAVLNVFFYLDQRRTVLLLCAMFVLLNVALTGLTLAFGAALYGYGFALATLLTLATGLLLLSRRLHRLEYQTFMLQ, encoded by the coding sequence ATGGCCGGCATTGGATTCGAACTGCGCCACATGCTGCGCAAGAACACCCTGCTGAGCCTGGTGCAGGCCTACGCCTACGCGGGCGTGATCGGCTCGGGGCCCTGGGTGCTGTCCATCGTCGGCATCCTGCTCGTCGGCATCTTCAGCGCCAGCGTGGTCGTGCCGGCCACCCTGGTGACGCAGTTCCAGACCTCGGTCACCTACCTGGTGGCCAGCAGTCTGATCTACACCAGCCTGGTGCAGCTCGCGTTCACCCGCTTCATCTCCGACCGCCTGTTCGAGAAGCACAAGCACCTGGTCATGCCCAACCTGCACGGCCTGATGGTGATCGTGCTGCTGGGGGCTGGGGTTCTGGCCACGCTGGCGCTGTTCATCGTGCTGCCGGGCCTGGGCCTGGCCTACCGGCTGCTCATGCTGGCGGGCTTCATGCTGATGAGCGGCGTATGGGTGCTCACGGTGCTGCTGTCGGGCATGAAGCGCTACAAGGCCATCGTCGGCCTGTTCGGCCTGGCCTACGGGCTGATCGTGGCCAGCGCCCTGCTGCTGCGCCCCTGGGGCCTGGAGGGGCTGCTGGGCGCCTTCGTGCTCGGCCACTTCGTGCTGCTGGCGGGCATGTGGCTGCTGGTGGTCAAGGAGTTCCATCCCGCGCGGCAGCTGATCTCCTTTGACTTCCTGCAGCCCGACAAGCTCTACCCGTCGCTGGTGGCGGTGGGCCTCCTCTACAACCTGGGCATCTGGGCGGACAAGTTCATGTTCTGGTTCTTCCCGCCCACCTCGCAGCCCATCATCGGCCACCTGCGCGCCTCGCTGATCTACGACCTGCCGGTGTTCCTGTCCTACCTGTCCATCATCCCCGGCATGGCGGTGTTCCTGGTGCGCATAGAGACCGACTTCGTCGAGTACTACGACAAGTTCTACGACGCGGTGCGCGGCGGCGGCTCGCTCGAATACATAGAGGCCATGCGCGATGAGATGGTCTACGCCATCCAGCAGGGCCTGGGCGAGATCGCCAAGATCCAGACCCTGGCCGTGCTCGTGACCTTCGTAGCCGGCCCCTGGCTGCTCGACACCCTGGGCATCTCGCGCCTGTACCTGCCGCTGCTGCACGTGCAGGTGGTCGGCGCCGGCCTGCAGGTGGGCCTGATGGCCGTGCTCAACGTGTTCTTCTACCTGGACCAGCGGCGCACCGTGCTGCTGCTGTGCGCCATGTTCGTGCTGCTCAACGTGGCGCTCACGGGCCTGACCCTGGCGTTCGGCGCCGCCCTGTATGGCTACGGCTTCGCCCTGGCCACCCTGCTGACCCTGGCCACAGGCCTGCTGCTGCTGTCGCGGCGCCTGCATCGGCTGGAGTACCAGACTTTCATGCTGCAATAG
- the pelF gene encoding GT4 family glycosyltransferase PelF: MNHPKAQSADIALMLEGTFPYVSGGVSSWINQIIRAYPEYRFAIVFLGSRREDYGGFKYPLPDNVVHFEEHFLHEQAHWHPQPAARRGDAQGQALVQRLLDAFDQGPAAPRAMEAFREVAQQMMPGGSVQLGDFLYSKRAWDIICGIYRAHCADPSFVDFFWTVRLMLQPLWLLARVARQLIPVRAVHCASTGYAGFLGALLAQTRGVPLILSEHGIYTKERKIDLFKSEWIRDNRNIFQRDPTELSYFRQMWIHFFEWLGRYCYAHADPILALYEANRLRQVQDGAAPERTANIPNGIKLERFAPLRAQRPLEPPPVLCLIGRVVPIKDIKTFIRAMRRVVNQRPDAQGWIAGPAEEDPAYAEECSNLVRSLGLQEHVRFLGMQRVEDLMPRIGLVVLSSISEALPLVLLEGYAAGVPAVSTDVGSCRQLLEGLDEEDRALGPSGAVVPIAEPQQLADAALQLLGDTAAWQAASRAAIARVERYYTDTLMFDRYRQVYEHALARTPGAA, translated from the coding sequence ATGAACCACCCCAAGGCACAGTCGGCCGACATCGCCCTGATGCTGGAGGGCACGTTCCCCTACGTGAGCGGCGGAGTGTCGAGCTGGATCAACCAGATCATCCGCGCCTACCCCGAGTACCGCTTCGCCATCGTCTTCCTGGGCAGCCGGCGCGAGGACTACGGCGGCTTCAAGTACCCGCTGCCCGACAACGTGGTGCATTTCGAGGAGCATTTCCTGCACGAGCAGGCCCACTGGCACCCGCAGCCGGCCGCGCGCAGGGGCGACGCGCAGGGCCAGGCGCTGGTGCAGCGCCTGCTGGACGCCTTCGACCAGGGCCCGGCGGCTCCCCGAGCCATGGAGGCATTCCGCGAAGTGGCGCAGCAGATGATGCCCGGCGGATCCGTGCAGCTCGGGGATTTCCTCTACAGCAAGCGCGCCTGGGACATCATCTGCGGCATCTACCGCGCACATTGCGCCGACCCCTCGTTCGTCGATTTCTTCTGGACCGTGCGCCTCATGCTGCAGCCGCTGTGGCTGCTGGCGCGCGTGGCGCGGCAGCTGATCCCCGTGCGCGCGGTGCACTGCGCCTCCACCGGCTACGCGGGCTTCCTGGGCGCGCTGCTGGCGCAGACGCGCGGGGTGCCGCTCATCCTGTCGGAGCACGGCATCTACACCAAGGAACGCAAGATCGACCTGTTCAAGAGCGAGTGGATACGCGACAACCGCAACATCTTCCAGCGCGACCCGACCGAGCTGTCGTACTTCCGCCAGATGTGGATCCACTTCTTCGAGTGGCTGGGGCGCTACTGCTACGCGCATGCCGATCCCATCCTGGCCCTGTACGAGGCCAACCGGCTGCGCCAGGTGCAGGACGGCGCCGCGCCCGAGCGCACCGCCAACATCCCCAACGGCATAAAGCTCGAACGCTTCGCCCCGCTGCGCGCGCAGCGGCCGCTTGAGCCGCCGCCGGTGCTGTGCCTGATAGGGCGCGTGGTGCCCATCAAGGACATCAAGACCTTCATCCGCGCCATGCGCCGCGTGGTCAACCAGCGCCCCGACGCCCAGGGCTGGATCGCCGGCCCCGCCGAGGAAGACCCGGCCTATGCCGAGGAATGCAGTAACCTGGTGCGCAGCCTGGGCCTGCAGGAGCATGTGCGCTTCCTCGGCATGCAGCGCGTGGAGGACCTGATGCCGCGCATCGGCCTGGTGGTGCTGTCCTCCATCAGCGAAGCCCTGCCCCTGGTGCTGCTCGAAGGCTACGCGGCCGGCGTGCCTGCCGTTTCCACCGACGTGGGCTCGTGCCGCCAGCTCCTCGAAGGGCTCGACGAGGAAGACCGCGCGCTCGGGCCTTCTGGCGCGGTGGTGCCGATCGCCGAGCCGCAGCAGTTGGCCGATGCCGCCCTGCAGCTGCTGGGTGACACCGCCGCCTGGCAGGCCGCCAGCCGCGCGGCCATCGCCCGCGTGGAGCGCTACTACACCGACACCCTGATGTTCGACCGCTACCGCCAGGTCTACGAACACGCCCTGGCACGCACCCCGGGAGCAGCCTGA
- a CDS encoding membrane protein, with protein MLNLKLGLSALGLEVSAWSGAWLLAERSDAALASYLLLHAAASVLLSLSLLPLLPPRLSKPRWATLLLMTACSYAVPVAGFLGVIAAFVILRLYRRRSLPEDFDAVQLPEFDQHQRRQSQFRHAGLHSFLTNAQVPVQARMRAMAALQYASGRTASPLLRSVLGDASEDLRLLAYGMLDNLEKRINRAIDSELDALQAALPDSSQQLQSAHRLSDLYWELVYQALVQGDLHAHAIQESLRYCQLVLQRQEGNAAMHLRRGRLLHALGRTQEAEHAYDKARALGLPATRVLPYLAQLAFERRDHAQAQALMRELRQWGALPRLRPVIDYWSQRP; from the coding sequence ATGCTTAACCTCAAGCTAGGCCTGTCGGCACTGGGGCTGGAGGTCAGCGCCTGGAGCGGCGCATGGCTGCTGGCCGAGCGCTCGGACGCGGCCCTGGCCAGCTATCTGCTGTTGCACGCCGCGGCCAGCGTGCTGCTGTCGCTGTCGCTGCTGCCGCTGCTGCCGCCGCGCCTGTCCAAGCCGCGCTGGGCCACCCTGCTGCTCATGACGGCCTGCAGCTACGCCGTGCCCGTGGCGGGGTTCCTGGGCGTGATAGCGGCCTTCGTCATCCTGCGCCTGTACCGCCGCAGGTCGCTCCCGGAAGACTTCGATGCGGTGCAGCTGCCCGAATTCGACCAGCACCAGCGCCGGCAGAGCCAGTTCCGCCACGCCGGCCTGCACTCGTTCCTGACCAACGCCCAGGTGCCGGTACAGGCGCGCATGCGCGCCATGGCCGCGCTGCAATACGCCTCGGGGCGCACGGCCTCGCCGCTCCTGCGCAGCGTGCTCGGCGACGCGAGCGAAGACCTGCGCCTACTGGCCTACGGCATGCTCGACAACCTGGAGAAACGCATCAACCGCGCCATCGACAGCGAGCTCGACGCCCTGCAGGCCGCGCTCCCGGACAGCAGCCAGCAGCTGCAAAGCGCGCACCGCCTGTCCGACCTGTACTGGGAGCTGGTGTACCAGGCGCTGGTGCAGGGCGACCTACACGCGCACGCCATCCAGGAATCCCTGCGCTACTGCCAGTTGGTGCTGCAGCGGCAGGAAGGCAACGCCGCCATGCACCTGCGCCGCGGGCGCCTGCTGCATGCGCTGGGCCGCACCCAGGAAGCGGAACACGCCTACGACAAAGCCCGCGCCCTGGGCCTGCCCGCGACCCGGGTGCTGCCCTACCTGGCGCAGCTGGCCTTCGAGCGGCGCGACCACGCGCAGGCGCAGGCGCTGATGCGCGAGCTCAGGCAATGGGGAGCGCTGCCGCGCCTGCGCCCCGTAATCGACTACTGGAGCCAGCGGCCATGA
- a CDS encoding PelD GGDEF domain-containing protein: MPTPSDSPGARRQTAGENARPRALPGTGLPRHLLGRLAIAATHPAVTVGETLLLPLLAVALGLAWAPQDPLQIQATFPWPWLAPVVLALRYGPMAGLGGASVLLACWLGLNAGHWGNFPQLYFLGGLILVMLVGEFSSLWQARTRRAETLQLYLDQRLEHLVRQHYLLRLSHDRLEQELIARPMSMRDALAALRHAGSEDGGDALAPQALLRLLSQYCQLECAAMHAVSDGHAAARPSASIGAYDGLHADDPLVRQALQTGQLCHVSQAVTAQQDTRYLVAAPLLDLAGDMYGLLVVQDMPFFALQEESLQTIQLLLGYYTDGLSMSQLAQPIVQQFPDCPPLFAFELQRLAHIHRSTQVPSIVVALELQQRALEQDLPPQIERLKRELDEVWRIEAPGRQVLAVLMPLGNATTAEGYIHRLEGWMQHKSQQSLAQAGIFPHVVQPDSAQPVRTVQRLHAIAHA; encoded by the coding sequence ATGCCAACACCCTCCGACAGCCCCGGCGCACGCCGCCAGACGGCCGGTGAAAACGCCCGTCCACGGGCGCTCCCAGGCACGGGCCTGCCCAGGCATCTGCTGGGCAGGCTGGCCATCGCGGCCACCCATCCCGCCGTCACCGTGGGCGAGACCCTGCTGCTGCCCCTGCTGGCCGTCGCACTGGGCCTGGCCTGGGCGCCACAGGACCCGCTGCAGATCCAGGCCACATTCCCATGGCCCTGGCTGGCGCCCGTGGTGCTGGCCCTGCGCTACGGCCCCATGGCGGGCCTGGGCGGCGCCAGCGTGCTGCTGGCCTGCTGGCTGGGGCTCAACGCGGGGCACTGGGGCAACTTCCCCCAGCTGTACTTCCTGGGGGGCTTGATCCTGGTGATGCTGGTGGGCGAGTTCTCCAGCCTCTGGCAGGCGCGCACGCGCCGCGCCGAGACCCTGCAGCTGTACCTGGACCAGCGCCTGGAGCACCTGGTGCGCCAGCATTACCTGCTGCGCCTGTCGCACGACCGCCTGGAGCAGGAACTCATCGCCCGCCCCATGTCCATGCGCGACGCGCTCGCGGCGCTGCGCCACGCCGGGAGCGAGGACGGCGGCGACGCCCTCGCCCCGCAGGCGCTGCTGCGGCTGCTGTCGCAGTACTGTCAGCTGGAGTGCGCGGCCATGCACGCGGTGTCCGACGGGCACGCCGCCGCCCGGCCCAGCGCCAGCATAGGCGCCTACGACGGACTGCACGCCGACGACCCGCTGGTGCGCCAGGCCCTGCAAACGGGCCAGCTGTGCCACGTGAGCCAGGCCGTGACGGCGCAGCAGGACACGCGCTACCTGGTCGCTGCGCCGCTGCTCGATCTGGCGGGCGACATGTACGGCCTGCTGGTGGTACAGGACATGCCCTTCTTCGCCCTGCAGGAGGAAAGCCTGCAGACCATACAGCTGCTGCTGGGCTACTACACCGACGGCCTGTCCATGAGCCAGCTGGCCCAGCCCATCGTGCAGCAGTTCCCGGACTGCCCGCCGCTCTTCGCCTTCGAGCTCCAGCGCCTGGCCCACATCCACAGAAGCACCCAGGTGCCCAGCATCGTCGTGGCCCTGGAGCTCCAGCAACGCGCGCTGGAGCAGGACCTGCCCCCGCAGATCGAGCGCCTCAAGCGCGAGCTCGACGAGGTCTGGCGGATCGAGGCGCCCGGACGCCAGGTGCTGGCCGTGCTCATGCCGCTGGGCAACGCCACCACGGCCGAGGGCTACATCCACCGCCTGGAGGGCTGGATGCAGCACAAGAGCCAGCAATCGCTGGCCCAGGCCGGCATCTTCCCGCACGTGGTGCAGCCCGACAGCGCGCAGCCCGTGCGCACCGTGCAGCGCCTGCACGCCATCGCCCATGCTTAA
- a CDS encoding tetratricopeptide repeat protein → MPPPRSRSSAQSVERPILAPNWLVALLTAMACGALWLLYPRQNLEQRLATSGETELSTAYLNNLLRSDPDNPRLRLLLAQRQIAHGDTASARTTLQPALDSADPALRKEALWAQWDLLHSEYRHVPDREPDRRLALLDGLRRHIRQLAQEGWPQERQDRLAALASQFGEQEIALALSRREAPQDPREAALYYEREAREALARGDYEGCAQLYLSARDSTPDPAQAKAYYGAAIAALRSGNQTAAALELAERELGPLADDPQTLFMLTQLARAAGRPDVAEHYVRRLLRMALERQVTQWASAEQDFALRPVAWRPQPPAALAGPVFDDGADLLVHPALRLAQQVADKASARPSPALPFDDKTYTLGYEVFLENRKLEDAWTIANAAVRQNPADMRWRERLAQVSEWTQRPGIALENWLVLARQTNQDAAWQAVLRLAPGQFDDAALVQALRHQLRSRSGDPRLMRALVDAQERLGEPQPAIDYLRQHAQDPEALELLAQLAERAGQPDLALQTWRQLLADPAQITPERAMHAAVLALQHRQPELGLQWLQAVQDHPPASAEAAAELWRFTGDLARSRARDQLAIAAYRKLVDAQHADVADYDALIGLLQQDQPLEAAKVALLAWQQHDEPRHLIEALTLYSSRNQWNEFAHALDQLDPTPDAARHSLARMRRSGQFLRLVGGYHHNAGRFAEARQYYEEGLAIDPASSDMRQALLWLLIDSNDAASIRRLLAAHEQAWSADEDLHEALAAAYQALSLPQVALHRYLSPHVAEREGDFLWLMNYADALEQNQEADRAWRLRRHLLSQQWQEGRNGRRLTPAQARQRWLTEEGLEATQRVARARLILLQRPGDPAQEVLRELLRLDRDAQGGYSNAAAETAIGWLQDAGEYTAERGFLWHQYARSRSLRTNRPLWAEITVALAEDDKAAAGQLLQEFDERLPRYDRVNTAAAVGDIRLAQSAAFETQESQPDDNPLHLQLTDNLLAFSDHAGMLSRHSDLGAIDEDQAEARLHLAISPRLSLDLDASRIQRRVTAPDQLRDAPGEDIAGALLRWGHADGETRLRVASRRGYADTTPLSIEHEQRLDNRLSLRGELGWHLPSEESLALRLGGMKTRVAAHLRYQATRQDSLLLSQWSEQYRLQTGAEVGRGRHTAIEYSHAYRQDAPTWEWGAFWSTHRFERRHPFFLGQQGQDFLQRFAPAGVTSLGLDYFLPESFQFYGVRLSTNMRFEQDHTRALRPFASVSLTRHSLLGAGYDLRLGLAGSVLGPDHLRLSFGLGKSGVQSLGLTRVLELSYRLHF, encoded by the coding sequence ATGCCGCCGCCCAGATCCAGATCCTCTGCCCAGAGCGTTGAGCGGCCCATCCTTGCGCCCAACTGGCTCGTCGCGCTGCTCACCGCCATGGCGTGCGGCGCGCTGTGGCTGCTATACCCGCGCCAGAATCTGGAGCAGCGCCTGGCGACGAGCGGCGAGACCGAGCTGTCCACCGCCTACCTGAACAACCTGCTGCGCAGCGACCCCGACAACCCGCGCCTGCGCCTGCTGCTCGCGCAGCGCCAGATCGCCCATGGCGACACCGCCAGCGCGCGCACGACGCTGCAGCCCGCCCTGGACTCGGCCGACCCCGCATTGCGCAAGGAAGCGCTGTGGGCGCAATGGGACCTGCTCCACTCCGAGTACCGGCATGTCCCGGACCGCGAGCCTGACAGGCGGCTCGCGCTGCTCGATGGGCTGCGGCGGCACATACGCCAGCTGGCGCAGGAAGGCTGGCCCCAGGAGCGGCAGGATAGGCTGGCAGCCTTGGCCAGTCAGTTCGGCGAGCAGGAGATCGCCCTGGCACTCAGTCGCCGGGAAGCCCCGCAGGACCCGCGCGAGGCCGCCCTGTACTACGAGCGCGAAGCCAGGGAAGCGCTGGCGCGCGGCGACTACGAGGGCTGCGCGCAGCTCTACCTGTCCGCGCGCGACAGCACCCCCGACCCAGCCCAGGCCAAGGCGTACTACGGCGCGGCCATTGCCGCACTGCGGTCGGGCAACCAGACCGCGGCCGCCCTGGAGCTGGCCGAGCGCGAGCTGGGCCCCCTGGCCGACGACCCGCAGACCCTGTTCATGCTCACGCAGCTGGCACGCGCCGCAGGCCGCCCCGACGTGGCCGAGCACTACGTGCGCCGCCTGCTGCGCATGGCGCTCGAACGGCAGGTCACCCAATGGGCCAGCGCCGAGCAGGACTTCGCGCTGCGGCCCGTCGCCTGGCGCCCGCAGCCGCCTGCCGCGCTGGCGGGGCCGGTGTTCGACGATGGCGCCGACCTGCTCGTGCATCCGGCCCTGCGCCTCGCGCAGCAGGTGGCGGACAAGGCCTCCGCCCGGCCTTCGCCCGCCCTGCCCTTCGACGACAAGACCTACACCCTGGGCTACGAGGTGTTCCTGGAAAACCGCAAGCTCGAGGACGCCTGGACCATCGCCAACGCCGCGGTGCGCCAGAACCCCGCCGACATGCGATGGCGCGAGCGCCTGGCACAGGTGTCTGAGTGGACGCAGCGCCCCGGCATCGCGCTGGAGAACTGGCTCGTCCTGGCGCGCCAGACGAACCAGGACGCCGCCTGGCAGGCCGTGTTGCGGCTGGCGCCGGGCCAGTTCGACGATGCAGCGCTGGTGCAGGCGCTGCGCCACCAGCTGCGCAGCCGCTCCGGCGACCCGCGCCTGATGCGCGCCCTGGTCGATGCGCAGGAACGCCTGGGTGAACCCCAGCCCGCCATCGACTACCTGCGCCAGCACGCGCAGGACCCCGAGGCGCTGGAGCTGCTGGCGCAGCTGGCCGAACGCGCAGGCCAGCCCGATCTGGCCCTGCAGACCTGGCGGCAACTGCTGGCCGACCCTGCACAGATCACCCCCGAGCGCGCCATGCATGCCGCCGTGCTGGCCCTGCAGCACCGCCAGCCCGAACTGGGCCTGCAATGGCTGCAGGCCGTGCAGGACCACCCTCCTGCGTCCGCTGAAGCGGCCGCCGAGCTGTGGCGCTTCACGGGCGACCTGGCCAGGAGCCGGGCGCGCGACCAGCTCGCCATTGCCGCCTACCGCAAGCTGGTGGACGCGCAACATGCCGACGTCGCGGACTACGACGCACTCATCGGCCTGCTGCAGCAGGACCAGCCCCTGGAGGCCGCCAAGGTGGCACTGCTGGCCTGGCAGCAGCACGATGAGCCGCGCCACCTGATCGAGGCCCTGACCCTGTACTCCAGCCGCAACCAGTGGAACGAATTCGCGCACGCCCTGGATCAGCTCGACCCCACCCCCGACGCCGCGCGCCATTCCCTGGCCCGAATGCGCCGCTCGGGGCAATTCCTGCGCCTGGTGGGCGGCTACCACCACAACGCCGGGCGGTTCGCAGAGGCGCGGCAGTACTACGAAGAGGGGCTGGCCATCGATCCGGCGTCCTCCGACATGCGCCAGGCACTGCTGTGGCTGCTCATCGACAGCAACGACGCGGCCTCGATCCGCCGGCTGCTGGCCGCGCACGAACAGGCCTGGAGCGCGGACGAGGATCTGCATGAGGCGCTGGCGGCCGCCTACCAGGCCTTGTCGCTGCCCCAGGTGGCGCTGCACCGCTACCTCAGCCCCCATGTGGCCGAACGCGAAGGCGACTTCCTCTGGCTCATGAACTACGCCGATGCCCTGGAGCAGAACCAGGAGGCGGATCGCGCCTGGCGCCTGCGCCGCCACCTGCTGTCGCAACAATGGCAGGAGGGGCGGAACGGCCGGCGCCTGACTCCCGCGCAGGCGCGCCAGCGCTGGCTCACCGAGGAAGGGCTGGAGGCCACGCAGCGCGTCGCCCGCGCGCGCCTGATCCTGCTGCAAAGGCCCGGCGACCCTGCACAGGAGGTGCTGCGCGAGCTACTGCGCCTGGATCGCGATGCCCAGGGCGGCTACTCCAACGCCGCGGCCGAAACCGCCATAGGTTGGCTGCAGGACGCCGGCGAATACACGGCCGAACGCGGCTTCCTGTGGCACCAGTACGCGCGCAGCCGCAGCCTGCGCACCAATCGCCCGCTGTGGGCCGAGATCACCGTGGCCCTGGCCGAGGACGACAAGGCCGCCGCGGGCCAGCTGCTGCAGGAATTCGACGAGCGCCTGCCGCGCTACGACCGCGTCAATACCGCTGCCGCGGTGGGCGACATCCGCCTGGCGCAGAGCGCCGCCTTCGAGACGCAGGAAAGCCAGCCCGACGACAACCCGCTGCACCTGCAGCTCACGGACAACCTGCTGGCCTTCAGCGACCACGCCGGCATGCTCTCGCGGCACAGCGACCTGGGCGCCATCGACGAAGATCAGGCCGAGGCCCGGCTGCACCTGGCCATCAGCCCGCGCCTGTCGCTGGACCTGGACGCGAGCCGCATCCAGCGCCGCGTCACGGCGCCCGACCAGCTGCGCGACGCACCCGGCGAGGACATCGCGGGCGCGCTGCTGCGCTGGGGCCATGCCGACGGCGAGACCCGGCTGCGCGTGGCCAGCCGCCGGGGGTACGCGGACACCACGCCCCTGTCCATCGAGCACGAGCAGCGCCTGGACAACCGCCTGTCCCTGCGCGGCGAACTGGGCTGGCACCTGCCCAGCGAGGAAAGCCTGGCGCTGCGCCTGGGCGGCATGAAGACGCGCGTGGCCGCTCACCTGCGCTACCAGGCCACGCGCCAGGACAGCCTGCTGCTGTCGCAGTGGAGCGAGCAGTACCGCCTGCAGACGGGCGCCGAGGTGGGCCGCGGGCGCCACACCGCGATCGAATACTCGCACGCCTACCGCCAGGACGCGCCCACGTGGGAATGGGGCGCCTTCTGGTCCACCCACCGCTTCGAGCGCCGCCACCCCTTCTTCCTGGGCCAGCAGGGCCAGGACTTCCTGCAGCGCTTCGCGCCCGCGGGCGTCACGAGCCTGGGCCTGGACTACTTCCTGCCCGAGAGCTTCCAGTTCTACGGCGTGCGGCTGTCCACCAACATGCGCTTCGAGCAGGACCACACGCGCGCGCTGCGGCCCTTCGCGAGCGTAAGCCTCACCCGGCACAGCCTGCTGGGCGCGGGCTACGACCTGCGCCTGGGGCTGGCCGGCAGCGTGCTGGGCCCGGACCATTTGCGCCTGAGCTTCGGCCTGGGCAAGTCAGGCGTGCAGTCCCTGGGACTCACGCGCGTGCTGGAACTGTCGTACCGGCTTCATTTTTAA